The Planifilum fulgidum DNA window AAGGCGAAGTCCCGCAGGGCCCTTGCCGCTTCCGTGGCCAGCCCCTGTCCCCGATAATCCCGGTCGATCAGATAGCCCACTTCCAATTCCTCCACGCCGTCCACTTCCTGGGTCATGAGTCCGCAGCGCCCGATCAGCCGGCCGCTTGCCTTGTGGACGGTGGCGTAAAGGCCGTGCCCCCGGAAGGGAATCACCTCGTGAATGTGGCGGTGGAGCCAATCTTTCACCTCCGCATAAGCGGGCACCCGGCCGCTGCCGATATACCGCATCGTCCCGGGCTGGGTGTAGATCCGGTACAGATCGTCCAGATCGTCCACCAAAAAATGGCGCAGAATCAAACGGTCGGTTTCCAAAACAATCTCCATTTCCCCGATCTCCTTTCGGAAAACTTCGCCCTTCTCCCCTCTCCTCCCGAAATACCGACGCGATCCGCAAAAATCAAAAAGCCGCGGGAAAAGCCCGCGGCTTTTGCACGGGAGGCCGAACTCATCCCGGTCGGTTTTTCGCCCCTTCCGATCCCTACAGTACCCCGAACCGCTCGTCCCGCAGGTCGGTGATAAACATGTGCCCCGGGGCGTGGGTAATCATGAGATCGGGTTTCACTTCCATCGCCACCGCCTGGGGCGTGACGCCGCAGGCCCAGAAGACGGGAACCTCCCCCTCCCGGATCGTGACCGGGTCCCCGAAGTCGGGACGGCTCAAATCACGGATCCCGATCGCCTCCGGGTTTCCGATCTGCACCGGCGCCCCGTGGACCGCCGGAAAGCGGGAGGTCACCTGGACGGCCCGGACCACCTGCTTTTCCGGAATGGGACGCATGCTGACCACCATCGGTCCTTTGAACCGCCCCGCCGGAACGCACGGAATGCTCGTTCTGTACATGGGCACGTTGCAATTCTCCTCGATATGGCGCACCGGAATGCCGTTGGCGAGCAAAGCCTGTTCAAAGGTGAAGCTGCACCCGAGGAGAAACGCGACCAGATCCTCCGCCCAATGGCTTCGGATATCGGTCGTCTCCTCCACCAGTTCCCCGCGCCGATAGATGCGGTATTTGGGCAGATCCGTCCGCAGGTCGGCCGCAGGCGCCGCCATCCGGGGAACGGGGGAACCGGGTTCCGTCACGTCGAGCACCGGGCAAGGTTTCGGATTCCGCATGCAAAACAGCAGAAAATCGAAGGCCAGATCCTTTTTCAGCACAACCAGGTTGGCCTGGACAAACCCCCTCGCCAAGCCGGAAGTGGGCCGAACCCATTCATTGCGCCGGAAGAGGGCCCGCAGTTCGGCGGGGGACATGGCGGCAACATCCATCTTTCTCTCCTCCCCGACCAATGGAATCAGTCGAACAGCTTGGGCAGCTCCGTAAACAGGGTGACCCCGCCCAAATAGGACATGACGATGACAACCAGAACGCCGAAGACCGTCAACCACACCGGATGTTTGTAGTTGCCGACGATCGATTTCCGGTGGGCGGCGATCAGCATGATCCCCAGAGCGATCGGCAGAATCAAACCGTTCAGCGCTCCCACCAGGATCAGGGTTTTCACGGGACGGCCGACGGTGACGAACACGAGGGTCGACAGGATGATGAAGGCGATGATCAGCCCTCTGTGGTGCCTGTTCAAAGCCTTGCTGAAGGTCCGGATAAAGGAGACGGAGGTGTAGGCGGCTCCCACCACCGACGTCACCGCCGCCGACCACATCACGATGCCGAACAGCTTGTACCCGATCTCGCCCGCCGCCAGCTGAAAGACGGAAGCCGGCGGATTGGCCTCATCCAAGGTCAGCCCTGCCGCCACCACCCCCAAGGCGGCCAGGAACAGGATGTAGCGCATCAGGGCCGTGATCAGAATGCCCGATATGGAGCTTCGGTTCACCTCGGGCAGGGCCTCGATTCCCTTCACCCCGGCATCCAACAGGCGGTGGCCCCCCGCAAAGGTGATGTACCCGCCGACCGTGCCCCCGACCAGGGTCACGATCGCCATGAAAAAGCCCGCCCGGTTTTCGGCCGTCATCTCGGGGACGAAGGAACGGACCACCGCTTCCCCCACCGGCGGGGCCGAGGTGAACATGACATACAGGGTGAGGCCGATCATGACAAATCCCAACACCAGCGCAAAACGGTCCATCGCCTTCCCGGCTTCCTTCGACAGGAAGAGGCCGACGGCGACCAGCGCGCTGATGACCGCCCCGATCTTGGGATCAACGCCGAACAGCACGTTGAAGCCGAGGCCGGCTCCTCCGATGTTTCCGATATTGAAGGCCAACCCGCCCAGCACCACCAGAAACGCCAGGAGATAGCCGAGCCCCGGCAACACCTTGTTGGCGATGTCCTGGGCCCGGCTTTCGGATACGGCGATGATGCGCCAGATGTTCAGCTGGGCACCGATGTCCAGGAGAATGGAGGCCAAAATGACAAACCCAAAACTGGCCGCAAACTGCGCCGTGAATACGGTGGTCTGGGTCAAAAAGCCCGGACCGATCGACGAGGTGGCCATCAAGAAGGCCGCTCCCAGCAGCAGACTCCAGTTGAACCGCTTTTTCACGATGCTTTCACCCTCTCCACCCGCGGCAATTGTCCAGAACTTC harbors:
- a CDS encoding GNAT family N-acetyltransferase translates to MEIVLETDRLILRHFLVDDLDDLYRIYTQPGTMRYIGSGRVPAYAEVKDWLHRHIHEVIPFRGHGLYATVHKASGRLIGRCGLMTQEVDGVEELEVGYLIDRDYRGQGLATEAARALRDFAFRRKPVDRVISLIQSPNRASRRVAEKNGMHTWKKTTFRGVPDVCVYRITRKEWERLGG
- a CDS encoding NRAMP family divalent metal transporter, with protein sequence MATSSIGPGFLTQTTVFTAQFAASFGFVILASILLDIGAQLNIWRIIAVSESRAQDIANKVLPGLGYLLAFLVVLGGLAFNIGNIGGAGLGFNVLFGVDPKIGAVISALVAVGLFLSKEAGKAMDRFALVLGFVMIGLTLYVMFTSAPPVGEAVVRSFVPEMTAENRAGFFMAIVTLVGGTVGGYITFAGGHRLLDAGVKGIEALPEVNRSSISGILITALMRYILFLAALGVVAAGLTLDEANPPASVFQLAAGEIGYKLFGIVMWSAAVTSVVGAAYTSVSFIRTFSKALNRHHRGLIIAFIILSTLVFVTVGRPVKTLILVGALNGLILPIALGIMLIAAHRKSIVGNYKHPVWLTVFGVLVVIVMSYLGGVTLFTELPKLFD
- a CDS encoding putative hydro-lyase, which codes for MDVAAMSPAELRALFRRNEWVRPTSGLARGFVQANLVVLKKDLAFDFLLFCMRNPKPCPVLDVTEPGSPVPRMAAPAADLRTDLPKYRIYRRGELVEETTDIRSHWAEDLVAFLLGCSFTFEQALLANGIPVRHIEENCNVPMYRTSIPCVPAGRFKGPMVVSMRPIPEKQVVRAVQVTSRFPAVHGAPVQIGNPEAIGIRDLSRPDFGDPVTIREGEVPVFWACGVTPQAVAMEVKPDLMITHAPGHMFITDLRDERFGVL